Proteins from a genomic interval of Oscillospiraceae bacterium:
- a CDS encoding DUF4375 domain-containing protein, with product MKEYKIIYYVGESIGSETIVTKGVLHEENDNLYIVTKNDRIALNMIYKSELFKLNGLGTMIKIINDTKTIFLTAYRIFFNIGTGFVIINYFETKKIKKHLDAKQIDKSFQDSNAFWNTDLASIWKISDKNQFLIAMNSYLCRKCNYGEDIGKLTEAEKIFYLNIQFESEVNNGGFSQFFFNSSGDFANETSNSLHIIGAEQTEKIYNKALLTLGGNLPKDQSDRQELLDSILTEAVDEILNECDTEFYKYPDNLEDLNFQFIIKNREQFN from the coding sequence ATGAAAGAATATAAAATTATATATTATGTTGGCGAATCGATAGGTTCAGAAACGATAGTTACTAAGGGTGTCTTGCATGAGGAGAACGATAATTTATACATCGTAACAAAAAATGATCGAATTGCCCTGAATATGATCTATAAGTCAGAATTATTTAAACTTAATGGATTAGGCACGATGATCAAAATAATTAACGATACGAAGACGATATTTCTAACGGCATACAGAATATTTTTCAACATAGGTACGGGCTTTGTAATAATAAATTATTTTGAAACGAAAAAAATCAAGAAGCATTTAGACGCAAAGCAAATTGATAAATCATTTCAAGATTCTAACGCATTTTGGAACACCGATTTAGCTTCAATCTGGAAAATTTCTGATAAAAATCAATTTCTCATTGCTATGAATAGTTATCTGTGCCGAAAATGTAATTATGGAGAAGATATCGGAAAGCTAACAGAAGCAGAGAAGATATTCTATTTAAATATCCAGTTCGAATCAGAAGTTAATAACGGTGGCTTTTCTCAGTTTTTCTTTAATAGCAGTGGGGATTTTGCCAATGAAACATCAAATTCATTACATATAATAGGCGCAGAACAAACGGAGAAAATTTACAATAAAGCACTTTTAACGCTAGGGGGTAACCTTCCAAAAGATCAAAGCGATCGCCAAGAATTACTTGACAGTATACTGACAGAAGCAGTTGATGAAATTCTAAATGAATGTGATACTGAATTTTATAAGTATCCCGATAATCTAGAAGATCTTAATTTTCAATTTATTATAAAAAATAGAGAACAGTTTAATTAA
- a CDS encoding ABC transporter permease subunit: MLNAVKRRSGNIPSYIRHSLFNNWSVILVILIILIILGPIIGLLIYNTETSSAESDMIAEEASCKLAAQAKADGRSLTGVETETKKYDYAYADSMMQKPEYAAARIYLVQQYFDSQYPEEMLESNVSLYKTRITKAAERTYSIKGYEFPISIIILAILAFFCTQIVFAFDKSKKSSDFFGAMPVRRNEYFAGSALSGMLFTLIPYTISMILTPSILITAGITKYVSYGELWAGFGVFYLYSLFFFILFYALSLLSSVSANSKAVSLFIYLSLNFYFGAFFILGGAISGMDNGQFADFVNNSKGLHDFIFHSSPFFKFIEFAQKGTHLGALEIIIYLAAAAAIIFLAMLIFKHKRADNVSLPSPFMKLRYPLQHILMVIATIACAAFFYAIGNGKLVWLFVGIGIGCVLSYIALNSIFEGSIKAAFKNIKHLVLLAVITGLIACFVFIDFFGFFRLPDISAENADSLKIVFGTDGMYSYNGITGNDAFSSIELDSSSELAEKSDAIKLITAINKANQSGKQLPSYNYMPFISNAYTELAFKWKLESNTYYSFISLVTAEDKTAGDALYGLIKKGCYAPGIIKLLESKKNAYAAAFSVYEAANDYSLTSVPDITEKIGDADILNYIEKQSIFNGTAQDYSDKVKIDGDKLNKLVEALKKDYADASLEELSGSSGYYVSVIFNSDGTGIFANYPAGTQISIPYAIPAEFGNTVAFLKSEGVGGNDSAEYTSLVNSVKHVYKLNNDMSAPSPTEEIEVTDINAFMNDKDIVPIEYGILDFYNPDGDVYVLYAEKEDGYSLVYVKEQ; this comes from the coding sequence ATGCTTAACGCTGTAAAACGCCGCAGCGGAAATATTCCGTCATACATCAGACATTCGCTTTTCAACAACTGGTCGGTGATTCTCGTCATACTGATAATCCTGATCATACTCGGGCCGATCATCGGGCTTCTTATATATAATACGGAAACCTCCTCCGCGGAATCAGATATGATAGCCGAGGAAGCATCCTGCAAGCTCGCGGCTCAGGCAAAAGCGGACGGCAGATCACTGACCGGCGTTGAAACCGAAACCAAAAAATATGATTACGCTTACGCCGATTCGATGATGCAGAAACCGGAATATGCGGCGGCCCGCATATACCTGGTTCAGCAGTATTTTGATTCTCAATACCCTGAGGAAATGCTTGAATCGAATGTGTCATTGTATAAAACCCGCATCACGAAAGCGGCCGAAAGGACATATTCAATTAAAGGCTATGAATTTCCCATCAGCATCATCATACTCGCTATTCTGGCTTTTTTCTGCACTCAGATAGTATTTGCCTTTGACAAATCAAAGAAAAGCTCTGACTTTTTCGGAGCAATGCCGGTCAGGAGAAACGAATATTTTGCCGGTTCAGCCTTAAGCGGAATGCTCTTTACGCTTATTCCATATACAATCTCAATGATCCTGACTCCGTCTATTTTGATTACGGCCGGGATCACCAAATATGTCTCCTACGGCGAGCTGTGGGCAGGCTTTGGAGTATTTTACCTGTATTCATTGTTTTTCTTTATACTGTTCTACGCGCTTTCGCTTCTTTCCTCCGTATCGGCAAATTCAAAAGCAGTCTCGCTGTTTATATACCTTTCGTTAAACTTTTATTTCGGAGCCTTTTTCATACTCGGAGGCGCCATTTCGGGTATGGACAACGGTCAGTTCGCCGACTTTGTAAACAACTCCAAAGGTCTTCACGATTTTATATTCCATTCGTCTCCGTTTTTCAAGTTTATTGAATTCGCGCAAAAAGGCACGCATTTGGGAGCTTTGGAGATAATAATTTACCTTGCCGCGGCCGCGGCGATAATATTCCTCGCCATGCTTATTTTCAAGCATAAACGCGCGGACAACGTATCTCTCCCCAGCCCGTTCATGAAGCTCAGATATCCTCTGCAGCATATACTGATGGTCATAGCCACCATTGCCTGTGCCGCGTTTTTCTACGCGATAGGCAACGGCAAGCTTGTATGGCTTTTCGTGGGAATCGGCATAGGCTGTGTTCTCAGTTATATAGCGCTGAATTCGATTTTCGAAGGCTCGATCAAGGCAGCTTTCAAGAATATCAAGCATCTTGTCCTCCTCGCCGTCATTACAGGTTTGATCGCATGCTTTGTATTCATCGATTTTTTCGGATTTTTCAGACTGCCTGATATATCCGCCGAGAACGCCGACAGTCTTAAGATCGTTTTCGGCACCGACGGAATGTACAGCTATAACGGCATTACGGGCAATGACGCCTTCAGCTCAATTGAGCTTGATTCTTCCTCAGAGCTTGCGGAAAAATCAGATGCGATAAAGCTGATCACCGCCATTAATAAAGCCAATCAAAGCGGAAAACAGCTTCCCTCCTACAACTATATGCCGTTTATTTCGAACGCGTATACCGAGCTTGCGTTCAAATGGAAATTGGAAAGCAACACTTATTATTCATTCATTTCTCTTGTCACGGCAGAGGATAAAACAGCCGGAGATGCGCTTTACGGGCTGATAAAAAAGGGTTGTTATGCTCCGGGCATTATCAAGCTTCTTGAATCGAAAAAGAACGCATATGCCGCCGCGTTTTCCGTCTATGAGGCCGCCAACGACTATTCTCTCACATCAGTTCCGGATATAACGGAAAAGATAGGCGACGCGGATATCCTGAATTATATCGAAAAGCAAAGCATTTTCAACGGAACAGCGCAGGACTATTCGGACAAGGTCAAAATCGACGGAGATAAGCTCAATAAGCTTGTCGAAGCCCTTAAAAAGGACTATGCCGATGCATCGCTGGAGGAGCTTTCCGGTTCATCAGGATATTATGTATCCGTCATATTCAATTCCGACGGCACAGGCATATTCGCGAATTATCCCGCCGGGACACAGATTTCAATTCCCTACGCGATTCCCGCGGAATTCGGCAACACCGTTGCGTTTCTTAAATCCGAAGGCGTCGGCGGCAACGATTCGGCGGAATATACAAGCCTTGTCAATTCCGTCAAGCATGTTTATAAGCTGAATAACGATATGTCCGCTCCGTCACCGACCGAAGAAATTGAAGTGACTGATATAAACGCTTTTATGAACGATAAAGATATCGTCCCCATAGAATACGGTATACTCGATTTCTATAATCCGGATGGAGATGTATATGTTCTTTATGCGGAAAAAGAGGACGGATATTCGCTGGTGTATGTAAAAGAGCAATAA
- a CDS encoding GntR family transcriptional regulator, producing MITVDFKDRRPIYEQIASNIKLLISTGVLNGGDKLPSVRSLSLSLGINPNTIMRAYTELEREGIAQTVQGKGVFISEDVSSIKEKQREEIKSKLDQLVCEAEGSGISKQTLNQWLSVSPEGSEKNKNDNDK from the coding sequence ATGATCACCGTGGATTTCAAGGACCGCCGTCCTATTTACGAACAGATTGCATCAAACATCAAGCTGTTGATTTCGACAGGAGTGCTCAACGGCGGTGATAAGCTTCCGAGCGTCAGGTCTTTAAGCCTTTCACTCGGAATCAACCCAAATACGATCATGAGAGCTTACACCGAGCTTGAACGCGAAGGCATCGCGCAGACGGTTCAAGGGAAAGGCGTATTCATATCGGAGGACGTTTCATCAATCAAGGAAAAGCAGCGCGAGGAAATCAAATCAAAGCTTGATCAGCTCGTATGCGAAGCGGAGGGATCAGGTATTTCGAAGCAGACCTTGAATCAATGGCTTTCAGTTTCACCGGAAGGGAGCGAAAAAAATAAAAATGATAACGATAAATAA
- a CDS encoding ABC transporter permease subunit: MTTSSIKNKIKSLNIFAKAVISLVFWTGLWYLCALILNNELILPMPHLIIKSFFALLSKEAFYSSVALSVFRILCGYIAGTVAGAALAAFCVKSAAADVLFSPVLTIIRATPVASFIIITLVLFKTGFIPVITSMLMVVPIVYSQVRVGIEAIPVSLIETANIFKLKGSRKLKLLVLPAVKPYFISGSMTAIGLAWKAGIAAEVLCTPRSSIGRYLYESKLYLETDDMFAWTLTIILISLALEKLLKYVLRSSRKNLRGMKGGIE, encoded by the coding sequence ATGACGACTTCTTCTATAAAAAATAAAATAAAAAGCCTGAACATATTTGCAAAAGCTGTGATTTCGCTCGTTTTTTGGACCGGGCTTTGGTATTTGTGCGCTCTTATATTAAATAACGAGCTTATTCTTCCCATGCCTCACTTAATTATAAAAAGCTTTTTTGCTCTTTTAAGCAAAGAAGCTTTTTATTCATCGGTTGCGTTATCCGTATTCAGAATTCTATGCGGATATATCGCCGGCACCGTCGCCGGCGCGGCGCTCGCCGCGTTCTGCGTCAAAAGCGCCGCAGCCGATGTCCTCTTTTCTCCTGTTCTTACGATTATCAGAGCGACGCCTGTCGCGTCTTTTATCATTATCACGCTCGTATTATTTAAAACCGGATTTATCCCTGTCATTACAAGCATGCTGATGGTTGTCCCGATAGTATATTCACAGGTTCGAGTCGGTATTGAAGCAATACCGGTCTCATTAATTGAAACCGCGAATATTTTCAAACTTAAAGGCTCACGGAAATTGAAGCTCCTTGTGTTGCCCGCGGTTAAGCCTTACTTCATTTCCGGTTCGATGACAGCAATCGGGCTCGCATGGAAGGCGGGAATAGCGGCGGAGGTGCTGTGTACTCCGCGCTCTTCGATCGGACGTTATTTATACGAATCAAAGCTTTATCTTGAAACAGACGATATGTTCGCGTGGACGCTCACTATCATTCTAATAAGCCTTGCTTTGGAAAAGCTTCTGAAGTATGTTCTCAGATCATCGCGTAAAAATCTTCGCGGGATGAAAGGCGGCATTGAATAA
- a CDS encoding peptidylprolyl isomerase, whose translation MMYQFDKATAGEEINIKTTMGDIKIKLFPEKAPKTVENFLTHIKNGYYNGIIFHRVIPDFMIQCGDPTGTGMGGESIWGKPFKDEFSPHLHNYRGALSMANAGPNTNGSQFFIVQASGCDESMIEQIKRAGWDTEIVDKYAELGGTPWLDNHHTVFGQVTDGMDIVDKIAAAKRNRQDKPVEEIKIISINIL comes from the coding sequence ATGATGTATCAATTTGATAAAGCGACCGCGGGCGAGGAAATCAATATAAAAACCACAATGGGCGATATTAAAATAAAGCTTTTTCCGGAAAAGGCTCCGAAAACAGTCGAGAATTTTCTGACGCATATTAAAAACGGCTATTACAACGGAATCATATTTCACAGAGTGATCCCCGATTTCATGATACAGTGCGGCGATCCAACCGGCACCGGTATGGGAGGAGAAAGCATATGGGGCAAGCCGTTTAAGGACGAGTTTTCTCCTCATCTTCATAATTACCGCGGCGCGCTTTCGATGGCAAACGCAGGTCCTAACACAAACGGCAGCCAGTTTTTCATTGTTCAAGCCTCCGGATGCGATGAATCCATGATCGAACAAATTAAACGCGCCGGATGGGATACGGAAATTGTAGATAAATATGCCGAGCTGGGAGGCACTCCGTGGCTCGACAATCATCACACTGTATTCGGACAGGTTACCGACGGTATGGATATTGTCGATAAAATTGCCGCAGCGAAACGCAACAGACAGGATAAGCCTGTTGAGGAGATTAAAATTATTTCCATCAATATCCTGTAA
- a CDS encoding Crp/Fnr family transcriptional regulator, with product MDKELASTYLPGLRVCRLFRGIEDDSIIASVSSAECGFASFLSGEQIYKCGCENAMLGIILSGQADIYDGREKVLLNTLSQGAMFGAVSLFGNAEDFITVIRARGQVSVVCIKPGYAENMIVSDEIKAKNYIMFLSEKIRFLNKRIACFTGELSVRLYKQLASSSVNGIVEVKSFSALAKALGMGRSSLYRELDRLKSAGMISVSGGSIRLLEQESHDRM from the coding sequence ATGGATAAAGAATTAGCTTCAACATATCTTCCCGGTCTGCGTGTGTGCCGGCTTTTCAGAGGAATCGAAGACGATTCTATAATTGCATCGGTCTCGTCCGCGGAATGCGGCTTCGCTTCGTTTTTATCGGGCGAGCAGATATACAAATGCGGATGTGAAAATGCAATGTTGGGAATAATTCTATCAGGACAGGCTGACATATACGACGGACGCGAAAAAGTGCTGCTCAATACGCTTTCTCAGGGAGCGATGTTCGGCGCGGTATCTCTTTTCGGAAACGCGGAGGATTTTATTACGGTAATCCGCGCCCGCGGGCAGGTTTCGGTCGTCTGCATCAAGCCCGGGTATGCAGAAAACATGATTGTTTCCGATGAGATAAAAGCAAAAAATTATATCATGTTTCTCTCCGAAAAGATACGGTTTTTAAACAAGAGGATCGCCTGTTTCACGGGCGAGCTGTCAGTAAGGCTTTACAAACAGCTTGCTTCATCGTCCGTAAACGGTATTGTCGAAGTCAAAAGCTTTTCCGCGCTGGCAAAAGCTCTCGGAATGGGAAGAAGCTCGCTTTACCGTGAGCTGGACAGGCTCAAATCGGCCGGAATGATCTCTGTGTCCGGCGGAAGCATCAGACTGCTTGAACAGGAGAGCCATGACAGAATGTAG
- a CDS encoding GNAT family protein: MIETQRLFIRRFTPEDWKDLNDYLSDPKVVFYEPYDVFTEDECRNEAIKRSKDDAFWAVCLKDSKKLIGNIYLSKQDFNTWELGYVFNLKYQGNGYATESGRAIINYAIQKYNARRIIAMCNPDNERSWKLLERLNMRREGHLKQNIYFKTDGNNQPIWQDTYEYGILSSEWCTFS; encoded by the coding sequence ATGATAGAGACACAAAGATTATTCATAAGACGCTTTACTCCTGAGGATTGGAAAGATTTAAATGATTATTTATCCGATCCGAAAGTGGTCTTTTATGAACCTTACGATGTTTTTACAGAAGATGAATGTAGAAATGAAGCAATAAAGCGTTCAAAGGATGATGCATTCTGGGCAGTTTGTCTGAAGGATAGTAAAAAGCTGATAGGAAATATATATCTGTCGAAGCAGGACTTTAATACTTGGGAATTAGGATATGTATTCAATCTCAAATATCAAGGAAACGGATATGCCACAGAAAGCGGCAGAGCCATTATAAACTATGCGATACAGAAGTATAATGCGCGACGTATTATAGCAATGTGTAATCCGGATAATGAAAGATCATGGAAACTACTTGAACGATTAAATATGAGGAGAGAAGGACATCTGAAACAAAATATATATTTTAAGACTGATGGCAATAACCAACCAATTTGGCAGGATACATATGAGTATGGAATTCTATCATCTGAGTGGTGTACATTCTCATAA
- a CDS encoding ABC transporter ATP-binding protein — MITINNLSKTYQSTGIKSLSDITFNLKSGSVMGLVGTNGAGKSTLLRILAGIYKQDSGTLLIDGQTVFDNNSLKNNIAYISDDQYYPAGATLEDTAAVYALFYKGFSYKRFNEFCSSFGLDKKRKVNTFSKGMRRQGEVILSLSVMPKYLFCDETFDGLDPLMRAFAAGRLMADVADNGTTVILSSHNLREMEQLCDHIALIHDGRLLINRCIDDLKDNVFKVQLVFSGAEIPLDEFEPKNLSHAGKLISFIANGSPAEFEHRIRNRASEAGTSVNYYEALPLTLEEIFAYELNSRGLNKLIHGGDSNA, encoded by the coding sequence ATGATAACGATAAATAATTTATCCAAAACCTATCAGTCGACCGGCATAAAATCTCTTTCGGATATTACCTTCAATCTGAAGAGCGGATCCGTTATGGGACTTGTCGGTACGAACGGCGCCGGAAAATCAACGCTTCTCCGCATACTCGCGGGAATTTATAAACAGGATTCAGGAACGCTTTTAATCGACGGACAAACCGTTTTTGACAACAACAGCCTGAAAAATAACATCGCATATATATCAGATGACCAGTATTATCCCGCCGGGGCGACACTTGAGGACACAGCCGCCGTATACGCATTGTTTTATAAGGGTTTTTCATATAAGAGATTCAACGAATTCTGCTCATCATTCGGACTTGACAAAAAAAGAAAGGTCAATACTTTTTCTAAGGGTATGCGCCGCCAGGGTGAGGTTATCCTATCTCTTTCGGTCATGCCGAAATACCTTTTCTGCGACGAGACCTTTGACGGACTCGATCCGCTTATGCGGGCATTTGCCGCCGGCAGACTTATGGCCGACGTCGCCGACAACGGTACAACCGTGATTTTATCCTCGCACAACCTCCGGGAAATGGAACAGCTTTGCGATCATATCGCGCTGATTCACGACGGAAGACTTCTTATAAACCGCTGCATAGATGATCTCAAGGACAATGTTTTTAAGGTTCAGCTCGTTTTTTCGGGTGCCGAGATACCGCTTGATGAATTCGAGCCGAAAAATCTCTCGCACGCGGGAAAGCTGATCAGCTTCATCGCAAACGGAAGTCCCGCGGAATTTGAACACAGAATAAGAAACCGCGCGTCAGAAGCCGGGACAAGCGTAAACTATTATGAGGCTCTCCCTCTCACTCTCGAAGAAATCTTCGCATATGAGCTGAATTCACGCGGGCTCAACAAACTGATTCACGGAGGTGACAGCAATGCTTAA
- a CDS encoding ABC transporter ATP-binding protein/permease: MLELKNIKKTYRVGDIETRALDDVSVSFRSKEFVAILGPSGSGKTTALNIIGGLDRYDSGDLKIKGKSTKKFTEAEWDAYRNNSVGFVFQNYNLISHIGIIANVELGMTLSGVSSAEKRERAISVLKEVGLGDHLHKKPNQLSGGQMQRVAIARALANNPEILLCDEPTGALDTATSMQILDIIKKISVDRLVIMVTHNPELAEKYADRIVKFADGKIISDSHPHEEGPKDGAFTLKKTSMSFFTALNLSFNNIKTKPGRTFLTSFASSIGIIGIALIMSLSSGFQSKVDEYQADALSEFPIIISRSAMNLDKDVLAERGAKKRQEIINKVENNETSDDTSDGKYPNTDYVVVHNPEESKIIHKNNLTDDYIEYLNAISPDICKSIGFTRIVSMNLLRSSDGEIKQVSIPIGVTQGQPSSGSMMSSMNNAGLSSFPKTLSDTDEPYLQSNYDLLAGGYPKDEYDLVLIVDDENRVDSAALSALGYTVENVDKISFSDIVGTEMKIIPNDIWYKKTEYGNYLPEKDYDTMYASEDAVTIRICGILRQKKSVQISLLGNGIAYSDELAEKIGRISHDSEIVKAQLDSDTNVFTMQPVNEDEKKNVIMMLGGDYTPYMIFVYPRDFETKEAVTEYLDWYNDGKDEANMVIYTDLAKSLSDLTKGIIDGIAIVLIAFAAISLVVSLIMICIITYTSVLERTKEIGILKALGARRKDITRVFDAETCIIGTFSGTLGIAFAYLLTLPANAIIFNLTSLKNVATLRITDAVFLILISTVLTMLGGHVPAKLGSKKDAVEALRSE; encoded by the coding sequence TTGCTCGAATTAAAGAATATTAAAAAGACCTACCGTGTCGGAGATATAGAAACACGGGCGCTCGACGATGTCAGCGTGTCCTTCAGATCGAAGGAATTTGTGGCGATCCTGGGTCCGAGCGGTTCCGGCAAGACGACCGCATTGAATATTATCGGCGGTCTTGACCGTTATGATTCCGGTGACCTGAAAATCAAAGGGAAGAGCACAAAAAAATTCACCGAAGCCGAATGGGATGCATATCGCAACAATTCGGTCGGCTTTGTATTTCAGAATTATAATCTGATTTCACATATAGGCATTATCGCGAATGTAGAGCTGGGCATGACGCTCAGCGGCGTTTCCTCTGCCGAAAAGCGAGAACGCGCGATAAGTGTTCTCAAAGAAGTCGGGCTGGGGGATCATCTTCATAAAAAGCCGAATCAATTATCCGGCGGCCAGATGCAGCGCGTGGCGATTGCGCGGGCGCTTGCCAATAATCCGGAAATTTTACTTTGCGACGAGCCGACAGGGGCGCTCGATACCGCGACGAGCATGCAGATACTCGATATTATTAAAAAAATATCAGTTGACAGGCTTGTTATTATGGTCACCCACAATCCCGAACTTGCGGAAAAGTATGCCGACCGTATCGTGAAATTTGCGGACGGAAAAATAATATCGGATTCTCATCCGCATGAAGAAGGTCCGAAGGATGGAGCCTTCACGTTGAAAAAGACGAGCATGAGCTTTTTCACGGCGCTGAATCTTTCCTTTAACAATATAAAGACAAAACCCGGCCGCACTTTTCTCACTTCGTTTGCGTCCAGCATAGGAATTATCGGAATTGCCCTGATAATGAGCCTTTCGAGCGGCTTTCAATCAAAGGTCGACGAGTATCAGGCGGATGCACTTTCCGAATTTCCCATAATAATAAGCCGCTCTGCAATGAACCTGGATAAAGACGTTCTTGCCGAAAGAGGTGCCAAAAAGCGCCAGGAAATAATAAACAAGGTTGAAAACAATGAAACTTCCGATGATACCTCGGACGGGAAATATCCGAACACCGATTATGTGGTCGTCCACAATCCCGAGGAATCGAAAATCATCCATAAAAACAATCTGACCGACGATTATATCGAATATTTAAACGCGATATCGCCCGATATCTGTAAAAGCATCGGATTCACGCGTATAGTTTCGATGAATCTGCTCCGCAGCTCGGACGGAGAGATCAAACAGGTTTCTATACCGATAGGCGTCACACAGGGACAGCCGTCTTCGGGATCGATGATGTCGAGCATGAACAATGCCGGGCTTTCTTCTTTCCCGAAAACTCTTTCCGATACAGACGAGCCTTATCTCCAGTCGAATTACGATCTGCTCGCCGGTGGATATCCGAAGGATGAATATGACCTTGTGCTTATTGTGGACGATGAAAACCGCGTTGACTCGGCCGCGCTGTCCGCTCTTGGCTATACCGTTGAAAATGTCGATAAAATCAGCTTTTCCGATATAGTCGGAACGGAAATGAAGATAATTCCGAATGACATTTGGTATAAGAAAACCGAATACGGAAATTATCTGCCGGAAAAGGATTATGACACGATGTACGCGTCAGAGGATGCCGTGACGATACGCATATGCGGTATTCTGCGCCAGAAGAAAAGCGTGCAGATTTCGCTTCTCGGAAACGGCATAGCATACAGCGACGAGCTTGCTGAAAAAATAGGCAGAATTTCTCATGATTCGGAGATCGTTAAGGCACAGCTTGATTCAGACACGAATGTATTCACGATGCAACCGGTCAACGAAGATGAAAAGAAAAATGTCATTATGATGCTCGGCGGCGATTACACTCCGTATATGATTTTTGTATATCCGCGTGATTTTGAAACAAAGGAAGCCGTAACCGAATATCTTGACTGGTATAACGACGGGAAAGACGAGGCGAATATGGTCATATATACCGACCTTGCCAAGAGCCTTTCCGATCTCACAAAGGGCATAATCGACGGCATTGCGATAGTGCTTATTGCTTTTGCGGCGATATCTCTTGTCGTGAGCCTTATAATGATTTGTATTATCACTTACACTTCTGTTTTGGAGCGCACAAAGGAAATCGGTATTTTGAAAGCGCTGGGAGCGCGAAGAAAGGATATTACACGGGTGTTCGACGCGGAAACCTGCATAATAGGCACGTTTTCCGGCACGCTTGGAATCGCGTTTGCGTATCTGCTGACGCTTCCCGCGAACGCGATAATATTTAACCTGACATCGCTTAAAAACGTGGCAACTTTGAGAATCACCGACGCGGTGTTTCTGATTCTGATAAGCACCGTTCTCACGATGCTCGGAGGTCATGTTCCGGCGAAGCTTGGAAGCAAAAAGGACGCGGTAGAGGCGTTGAGAAGCGAATAA
- a CDS encoding ABC transporter substrate-binding protein yields MKQFKPKKLLAVLFAVILSVSMVLASCSPAEKPQTQTGTQTQTGTEAPAVTEINIMTLKGPTGMGMAKMMKDNDAGKYTDKYNFTIAATPDQVNANLIKGACDIAALPVNLASVLYSKMKGKIKIAALNTLGVMYLLENGNTINSVADLKGKTIYASGQASTPEYVLRYILYENGIDPDKDVTIVWKADHTELTTLITAGEVDIAMLPEPNVTTALSGNSALRIALDLNDEWGKTTNGITQAQGCIVVRSEFLDKHKDAVDAFLAAYKASVEYTNSDTDGAALAIEEYGIVPKAALAKKAIPNCNICYIDGDEMKTTVNKFLEILYAANVSSVGGSLPNDDFFYKK; encoded by the coding sequence ATGAAACAATTTAAACCGAAAAAGCTGCTTGCCGTCCTTTTTGCCGTGATACTATCGGTATCGATGGTTCTCGCTTCATGCTCTCCCGCGGAAAAGCCGCAAACGCAAACCGGAACGCAGACACAAACCGGAACGGAAGCTCCGGCCGTCACAGAAATAAACATCATGACACTCAAGGGTCCTACCGGAATGGGTATGGCAAAAATGATGAAGGATAATGATGCAGGGAAATATACCGATAAATATAACTTCACCATCGCCGCCACGCCGGATCAAGTTAACGCCAATCTGATCAAAGGCGCATGCGACATAGCCGCTCTGCCTGTAAATCTCGCGTCCGTGCTTTATTCAAAAATGAAAGGAAAAATTAAAATTGCGGCTTTAAACACACTCGGCGTCATGTATCTTCTTGAAAACGGAAATACTATAAATTCCGTTGCCGATCTTAAGGGAAAGACAATTTACGCAAGCGGACAAGCCTCGACTCCGGAATATGTCCTCAGATATATTTTGTACGAAAACGGAATTGATCCCGATAAAGACGTCACTATTGTCTGGAAAGCCGATCATACTGAGCTCACCACTCTCATTACCGCCGGCGAAGTTGATATCGCAATGCTTCCAGAGCCGAATGTCACGACCGCTTTGAGCGGAAACAGCGCCCTGAGAATAGCGCTCGACCTCAATGACGAATGGGGCAAAACAACAAACGGCATTACTCAGGCTCAGGGCTGTATAGTGGTCCGCAGCGAATTTCTTGATAAGCACAAGGACGCTGTGGACGCGTTTCTCGCGGCATATAAGGCTTCCGTCGAATATACCAATTCAGACACGGACGGAGCAGCTCTTGCGATTGAGGAATACGGTATCGTGCCGAAGGCCGCTCTCGCGAAAAAAGCCATACCCAACTGCAACATCTGCTATATAGACGGTGATGAAATGAAAACAACCGTTAATAAATTTTTAGAGATTTTATACGCCGCTAACGTCAGCTCCGTCGGAGGGAGCCTACCTAATGACGACTTCTTCTATAAAAAATAA